cataaaacttccctaacagacagacagaaagctgTAACTTTGCTGCTCTCAATGGCACTTTTCTGTTTGAGTAGTGTAGGTTCACAACATGGCCAGCAGGTGacagtgtgtgcacattttTACTGCACCAGCACCAAGGAACAAGATTTCCCTTCTCCCAGCTGACCTTGCTTCTGTCAATGTGCTCTAATGTTACAGCCTCTAATCATGGATTTTTTTCTGCCTTCATTTCACAGACAACAGAAGATGGCTGAGAGAGAAAAGCGCACCATGGAGCAGCAAAGGAAGAAGATAGAGAAAGATGCTCAGAGGATGATGAAAAAGGATCAGAAGATTGCCGTCAAGCTCTCGTAACATTTTAGTGATGCTCAGGTTTGAGCCAAAGTGAGAAGGAGTGCAAAAAAGACTCAGTCTGTTAATTTATCTCTGAAGTCATCAAACAGACCAGGATTATCACCGTACACTACTCATCTGTTAGCAAAGCGTTCTCCTCCACCCTGTTTCCACCAGCAGCCATTTTAGTCCGCAGACGTGTACAATGCATTCCTCATTCTCCAGGGCAGATAAGGTCGAGGTTACTCTGGACTTCAagtgagatttgtttttatacgATCCCGTACATTATAGCTTAAAGGATAGATGCAGCATTAGAAGGCAACATTAAAATTCTGATTACAATTGTTTGGTAGCATAGAAAACTGCTCtattctgttttttccccctggaaCGTCTGTAAATAAACTGGTACCTGTGCTACCTTTTCAATCtcaattaaaattatttttctttgtcttaattATAACCTAAAAGGACAAAGGAGTGTAATTACTTTTAATCATCACTGTATACCAGTGACATTCCTTGGTTTGCttgattaatgtgtttttatacttatGTCTGTCATTgactaaaaacagattttttttttcccccccctaaTGAATGTTGCTTGATATGCTGTGCAGCCATTACTACACTGGAAATCTGCATTGAACTGAAGGCTGAGGATTTGCAATACGAGTGGATAAATGAATATAGACTAGAATCTAGCCCATGTTGTGCTGTGGGTTCCTATGGTAATCTAATGGCTTCTGATTTTCTGGACTAATTCTCCTCTGTCAGATATGGTTAGCTATGGAAAGTATCCCCTGATCAttgtatttatctgttttttgtCGGGGAAGGGAACATTATTCTTAAATACACTCTTAATAAAACATGTCTTGCCATCTCAGTTTTATCTCAGACCAGTTACCGTGTTAAATATGAATGGAAAACAGTGTTGGAAAAATTGCTTCCACTGCTGCTGCGGAtgctgttgtcatggaaacaacaGCAAAGTATGGAGAAAGGCCtttataaatttaaatgtgCATACATGATGGAGTGTGCCTGCGGTCCATGACTTTGAATAGGGTGAGGAAGACACGTATCTTTCCTAATGTTCCACTGAGGAAAGCTTTGGAAGCAGTGTGATCTCACACTTCTAACGAGACACTGAGTTAATGTTATCTATCAAATGATTTATTGACCTGCTCTGAGCTGCTGATTCTTGGAAAACAGGGCTGATTAGTGCATGATCAGGTTTAAGACTTTAAttgaagtatttattttaatggaaTTTGGCAAACTGTGGAttagtgttttctttaaaaatgttccttttcCAACAGTTTCCAAAAGCATGTTGTTCTGTTTTGCCATTTTGCACTTTTAATTTTTCCAAAAAAGAATTACACAGAACTTGTTGCCTCTCATCTCCTTTTTTCCATTATGTCTGACATTGTGTTATAAAAAACAGTCATGGTTCAGGACACATACTCTGAAGCAATGAGTCCGCCAGCTCAATCAAGAAGGTCTGGCAGattgtgtacctgctgtgttcGTCCTACACAGGtttttaataaagataattTGGTTCATACCTCTTGAGGTGCGTAACTGTGGTCATGACTCTGTTTTCTGATCTGCGCTTTAAGAAATAGTTTGTCAAGCTGCAGTCCCGTTCTGATACGATGATTTTTCCTTCTGTATGATGTACGATCAATGACGCCTAAATTTCGATGATGTacaataattttataattttttatcacATGTTTACGCATCTCTTCTCACATGACATCTTGAAGCCAATCATGCTTGTCAATGTctatcaattttatttatatagcatatttaaaacaacttggctgaccaaagtgcttcacaaagtgAAAGGTACTCAGTGCTCTAACTGGAGAGTGAATATGGAGTTCAGCTAGGTAAGGAGGCGCCAGCCCATTAAGAGTTTTAAAAGTtaacaagaacatttttaaaacgaTCCTGTGAcgaacaggaagccagtggaggGAGTGCAACACAGGTGTAACAtggtctctctttttctttcctgtcaggAGGTGAGCAGCAGGATTTTGGACGAGCTGCAGGCGTTGAATAGATGACTGGTCTAAGCCCAAATACAGTGGTCAAGTCGAGAACTTATTAAGGCACGGATCACCCTCTCTAGATCGTTAAGGGGGAGATAGTCTTTACCTTGGCTATAAGTCTCAACTGAAAGAAGCTAGACCAAACAACGGAGGAAATCTGCTTGTCACTGTCAAAATTAACACCAAGACTCTTCACAGAGGAGTGAATATTAGGGGCTAGAGGGTCAAGGGTGCCCACATCCAGCAGTTCAGGGTGTCCAAACACAATATCCTcagtcttgttttcattttgttcaatGAAGATTAAGTTCATCCATTATTTAACGTTAGGTAACAGGGGCTGCAGTGAACTCTTAGTTATGACGAGGTGTCAAACCAGACTGGAACTTTTCATATACATTATTAACTAGAAATGTTTGCACACTTGTGCATTTCCCATAGGCAAGCTGGGCTGTCTGCATGTCAACTACATCTGCCTTTACTGTAGAACAGCACAACTGGGATAatgggattttaaataaaaaaagattccaACATTCTCTCAAACCTGCTAAACTGTTCATTAGCCAAACATATTATAGGATATAATGCTAAGTAGCACAAACCATCATGCTAACTAAGATGGTGGATGATATACAAAACATGCTAACACAAGCATTTTAGTTTCATGGATGTTGCCTGGCTTGGGCTAGCTTAGCTTTGTCATTGTGaccatgttagcatgctgatgttagcatttagctggGGTCACTGTTGGCATTGACTAAATCTGTCGCCACACTATAATCTCTGATGTCTTTAAACCTGGATTGATGGACGCTGTCATCTCTCATCTGACCCTCAACACAATGATGTCACTCTCAGTCTGTCTGGGGACACAAACGCCTGCCAAAACCTCTTAGAGGCCGACCTAGTTTCAAAAAGCGGAAAGCATGTCATCAGTGTTTTGGAGAGGGAACAGGATATGAGGCCAAAGAGCTGTCCTGACAGGCCACAGTACGTACTTACTTTACGAGACTGGTGTGTTAACAGACTTAACGCCATTGCTGCCCACTCATATTAATCTAGAATCCACTAAATTGTGTGGGGATTACAGCATCTGATGACTCATTGGTCTGTTTTATAAAGTCAAGAGATGGTGGTTATGCAACTTAAGATACGTCACCATATGGCAGAGTGGAAAAAGTaatgaaagcaaagaggccaAGTGCTACTTCATTTAGAATTAAAAAAGcttgttctttcattttcatttaatggcCGTTGATGTTATGCAATGACTAAAGAAAGCAAACTCGTACAGCTGCTACTGGTGTAAGGGCACAGGCGGCGTTTGACAGCTTCTGAGAGATCCCAGTGAAGTGGATCTAATGCATTTTACATTGTCGGCTTCACAACCCAAGGGACGTCTGAAAATACTGGCCGAGAAAGCTTTTACGTAAGATGAGCATCATGAGGACAGTGCTTAGCTGCGTTTGGGATCAGGCAAgatgccccccccacccaccccacccgcctttcattaattaattaatgtgaACATCTTGTACAAATGTCTCCTGCAATATTTTTGCACAGGCTGCTTACATAAGTGAAACTTTGACAACCCACGACACAACCGAAaggttgaaaaaaataaataaataaggagtCCAAACGTGTGGCTAGAATTATCATGCtttaataataaagatacaAGGACATTTGATGTAAACCACCAGTATTGCACATAGCTCAGGCACATAACAAGTGTCAGTTGCTTTGAAGCGTCAACGTATTTCTATGGACAATACACAGGCTGTACCGAATAAAGCTCTACTCCcagggaggaaagaaaatgcGTAAAAATTATTCTTCACAGATCATTAACAGTGAACTTACATTAAAGCTTTGGCTGaaggtttatttttcaacaataACTCAAAACTGTTGCAATTTCAGAACctgtcaaacacaaactaacaTTCAGTCTTTCACCTTCCAAAATTCACATCCCTTaacacaaaactttttttttttcaaaacacaaggaaaactaGGGACACAACAGGACAATGATAACACAAAACCATCTACCCAGATGATGAGCTTATATATgtttatgataaataaataaatatataacccCTGTCATAAATTATCCCTTACATGTCACCAGTTTGGTAACTTTAGAGTGCAAAGTAACAGTGTTGGAACCAAAATAACTGCATTGATATCcggtgtaaaaaaaataatctcgAAAAAGATGCTTAAGTGCTTTTACTTCAAGGTTAGGCGCGTGCATGCAGGTTGGAAGCCATTACGCATTGGGCCTGTGAGTGACGTGACGAAGAGAGTGCAATCCCATGATACAACAGCCCCTGATGAGAGCAGCGATGTTGTATACCGGAGAACTTCCATCTACACCATGCCGGGAGTACAGCCAGGCCACCGTGGGTAACACAGGAGCTGCGACTGCCACCAGATCCACCAGGAAGCTGTTGCTCCAGTAACGTTTGCCAACCACGTCCAGTCCCGGTGACAGGCAAGGTTCCTTGTCGTCAACTGCaaagtccagctcctccatgaACCGTCGGCTCTGTGCAGGCTCTGAGCAGCACATGCCGGAATCGGTGGAGGTGTCAGGACTCTCTGGGTGAGCAGGGCTGGGCATGCTGGGTGGGTGAAGAGTGAAGTCAGGGAGATCAGTGTTTGAAGTGGGATTGGGAAGGTGTGTGAGGCCCTGAAGGCCACTTGAGGCTGATAGAGCTGTGCTGCCTGCTGAGGACCCGTGGAActtcagcagctggagcaggagagacTGCAGGTCTGGAGACATGGGCGTTGTGTCGGTCTGGATTCCTTTGTCTTCTGTGGTCTGCTGGGAGGGTGTGATTGAAAAGATGTCGATTGTGGTTGAAACGGCATTTGGTGGAGCTGGTGTAGGTGCGGTAGATTCATCAAACAACTGCTCCTGTTCTATCAATGTAGACACCCCAGGCCCAACCTCTGCCTCAGCTCTCAGATTTTCAATAGAGTCCTGACTGAAGTCCACCGCTGTGGACATGAAAACCTGCTCCAAAATGTCCGCTCTGTTCGCCATCTCATCGTTAACCAGCAGCCCGCTGTCTGCCATTGCCTCCTCACCTTGGTGCCCCAGCTCCCCTAACGCTacctcctcttccccttccaTCTTCTTCCCTCCACTCTCAGGGCTGTCACAGATGAAATCCAAGGTGTTCTCATCTTGAAGGTTGGCACCACTCTGGGCCAGCTCCATGCTTTGCAGCAAAGACTCCAGCTTCCTGTTTTGAATGTTGATATCAATGAAGTACTTCTGTATTCCCTTGTCCTTCTCCATCAGGCTGCTCTTCATGGTCTCCACCACTTGACGTAGCTGTTTGATTTCTTTGCGAGCCTCTTTGAGGGACAGCTGAGCCTCAACCCGGTGACACTCCTCTTCAATCCAGTCTTCCCTCATTCTGCCAAGCTGGCCCTTAAGCTCCtcaatctctgtctctctaatAAAGAGAAGAACATGTACAGGGTTAATGCAGTGATATTTTTTTGAGATATGAGAAGGGCAATACTAGTCTCATTTCTCTGCATCAGCGATATGAAGCTACAGCTAGCATCTGGCCAGCTTAGCTTGGCGCAAAGCCTTTAAATATTGGAATAGTGTTAGCTTGGCTCTGTCCAAGGGAAACAACATCCAACTACCATAAATCCAGTCTGTGGTTTTTTGCTCCAAATTCACTTCTATAGATCAAATCGTTCAGATTTACAGCTGTGCGTTTACCCGGTCCCAGTTAAGACTGAACTTTTCATTCATCTACTTTGGCAAcagtgattttttattttgctagTTACAA
Above is a genomic segment from Hippoglossus stenolepis isolate QCI-W04-F060 chromosome 8, HSTE1.2, whole genome shotgun sequence containing:
- the sybu gene encoding syntabulin isoform X5 — encoded protein: MVLFDKKRCCSGSEADFSSSSSTGSLKTRESLTSSSVGKKALSRSRGGHIRPLPVFKPPGSLTANRDAELYAPYRTPPRAASSTTTNSSSCNSSPTARRANLGHYHSCGDNHGIRPPNPEQYLTPLQQKEVSIRHLKTNLMESENRVHDRETEIEELKGQLGRMREDWIEEECHRVEAQLSLKEARKEIKQLRQVVETMKSSLMEKDKGIQKYFIDINIQNRKLESLLQSMELAQSGANLQDENTLDFICDSPESGGKKMEGEEEVALGELGHQGEEAMADSGLLVNDEMANRADILEQVFMSTAVDFSQDSIENLRAEAEVGPGVSTLIEQEQLFDESTAPTPAPPNAVSTTIDIFSITPSQQTTEDKGIQTDTTPMSPDLQSLLLQLLKFHGSSAGSTALSASSGLQGLTHLPNPTSNTDLPDFTLHPPSMPSPAHPESPDTSTDSGMCCSEPAQSRRFMEELDFAVDDKEPCLSPGLDVVGKRYWSNSFLVDLVAVAAPVLPTVAWLYSRHGVDGSSPVYNIAALIRGCCIMGLHSLRHVTHRPNA
- the sybu gene encoding syntabulin isoform X3, producing the protein MSSDRCYSEQEKKSPEKGSPRSRIPRLVLHPFRPKDKGSPQSDSPFSEEDGKECDISSDHSKRTISNNSFCSGSEQSAHSSPTLPERKAKVKRVRVMAEGSGDPRSAHRHKREMRSAMKARGSEADFSSSSSTGSLKTRESLTSSSVGKKALSRSRGGHIRPLPVFKPPGSLTANRDAELYAPYRTPPRAASSTTTNSSSCNSSPTARRANLGHYHSCGDNHGIRPPNPEQYLTPLQQKEVSIRHLKTNLMESENRVHDRETEIEELKGQLGRMREDWIEEECHRVEAQLSLKEARKEIKQLRQVVETMKSSLMEKDKGIQKYFIDINIQNRKLESLLQSMELAQSGANLQDENTLDFICDSPESGGKKMEGEEEVALGELGHQGEEAMADSGLLVNDEMANRADILEQVFMSTAVDFSQDSIENLRAEAEVGPGVSTLIEQEQLFDESTAPTPAPPNAVSTTIDIFSITPSQQTTEDKGIQTDTTPMSPDLQSLLLQLLKFHGSSAGSTALSASSGLQGLTHLPNPTSNTDLPDFTLHPPSMPSPAHPESPDTSTDSGMCCSEPAQSRRFMEELDFAVDDKEPCLSPGLDVVGKRYWSNSFLVDLVAVAAPVLPTVAWLYSRHGVDGSSPVYNIAALIRGCCIMGLHSLRHVTHRPNA
- the sybu gene encoding syntabulin isoform X2, giving the protein MGPFQEYEEKKSPEKGSPRSRIPRLVLHPFRPKDKGSPQSDSPFSEEDGKECDISSDHSKRTISNNSFCSDDTGCPTSQSVSPSKTPSGSEQSAHSSPTLPERKAKVKRVRVMAEGSGDPRSAHRHKREMRSAMKARGSEADFSSSSSTGSLKTRESLTSSSVGKKALSRSRGGHIRPLPVFKPPGSLTANRDAELYAPYRTPPRAASSTTTNSSSCNSSPTARRANLGHYHSCGDNHGIRPPNPEQYLTPLQQKEVSIRHLKTNLMESENRVHDRETEIEELKGQLGRMREDWIEEECHRVEAQLSLKEARKEIKQLRQVVETMKSSLMEKDKGIQKYFIDINIQNRKLESLLQSMELAQSGANLQDENTLDFICDSPESGGKKMEGEEEVALGELGHQGEEAMADSGLLVNDEMANRADILEQVFMSTAVDFSQDSIENLRAEAEVGPGVSTLIEQEQLFDESTAPTPAPPNAVSTTIDIFSITPSQQTTEDKGIQTDTTPMSPDLQSLLLQLLKFHGSSAGSTALSASSGLQGLTHLPNPTSNTDLPDFTLHPPSMPSPAHPESPDTSTDSGMCCSEPAQSRRFMEELDFAVDDKEPCLSPGLDVVGKRYWSNSFLVDLVAVAAPVLPTVAWLYSRHGVDGSSPVYNIAALIRGCCIMGLHSLRHVTHRPNA
- the sybu gene encoding syntabulin isoform X4; the protein is MGPFQEYEEKKSPEKGSPRSRIPRLVLHPFRPKDKGSPQSDSPFSEEDGKECDISSDHSKRTISNNSFCSGSEQSAHSSPTLPERKAKVKRVRVMAEGSGDPRSAHRHKREMRSAMKARGSEADFSSSSSTGSLKTRESLTSSSVGKKALSRSRGGHIRPLPVFKPPGSLTANRDAELYAPYRTPPRAASSTTTNSSSCNSSPTARRANLGHYHSCGDNHGIRPPNPEQYLTPLQQKEVSIRHLKTNLMESENRVHDRETEIEELKGQLGRMREDWIEEECHRVEAQLSLKEARKEIKQLRQVVETMKSSLMEKDKGIQKYFIDINIQNRKLESLLQSMELAQSGANLQDENTLDFICDSPESGGKKMEGEEEVALGELGHQGEEAMADSGLLVNDEMANRADILEQVFMSTAVDFSQDSIENLRAEAEVGPGVSTLIEQEQLFDESTAPTPAPPNAVSTTIDIFSITPSQQTTEDKGIQTDTTPMSPDLQSLLLQLLKFHGSSAGSTALSASSGLQGLTHLPNPTSNTDLPDFTLHPPSMPSPAHPESPDTSTDSGMCCSEPAQSRRFMEELDFAVDDKEPCLSPGLDVVGKRYWSNSFLVDLVAVAAPVLPTVAWLYSRHGVDGSSPVYNIAALIRGCCIMGLHSLRHVTHRPNA
- the sybu gene encoding syntabulin isoform X1 translates to MSSDRCYSEQEKKSPEKGSPRSRIPRLVLHPFRPKDKGSPQSDSPFSEEDGKECDISSDHSKRTISNNSFCSDDTGCPTSQSVSPSKTPSGSEQSAHSSPTLPERKAKVKRVRVMAEGSGDPRSAHRHKREMRSAMKARGSEADFSSSSSTGSLKTRESLTSSSVGKKALSRSRGGHIRPLPVFKPPGSLTANRDAELYAPYRTPPRAASSTTTNSSSCNSSPTARRANLGHYHSCGDNHGIRPPNPEQYLTPLQQKEVSIRHLKTNLMESENRVHDRETEIEELKGQLGRMREDWIEEECHRVEAQLSLKEARKEIKQLRQVVETMKSSLMEKDKGIQKYFIDINIQNRKLESLLQSMELAQSGANLQDENTLDFICDSPESGGKKMEGEEEVALGELGHQGEEAMADSGLLVNDEMANRADILEQVFMSTAVDFSQDSIENLRAEAEVGPGVSTLIEQEQLFDESTAPTPAPPNAVSTTIDIFSITPSQQTTEDKGIQTDTTPMSPDLQSLLLQLLKFHGSSAGSTALSASSGLQGLTHLPNPTSNTDLPDFTLHPPSMPSPAHPESPDTSTDSGMCCSEPAQSRRFMEELDFAVDDKEPCLSPGLDVVGKRYWSNSFLVDLVAVAAPVLPTVAWLYSRHGVDGSSPVYNIAALIRGCCIMGLHSLRHVTHRPNA